Sequence from the Phragmites australis chromosome 6, lpPhrAust1.1, whole genome shotgun sequence genome:
agacctagagaagaggggaaggAAGTATTGTGACCTGAAGTCCCATACTTAAGTGTAATAGGTGCGCTGATGTATCTGATTAATTGCACTAGGCCAGGCATAACatttgcagtaaacctacttgcatgatatagtgcagagcccactaaaagacATTGAaagggcttgaaggatattATGTGCTACTCGGAAGGTAGCAAATATCTGGGACTGTTCTATAGAAAGAATCAAGAcctaagtctggttggatacgTAGATGCTGGGTACCTGTCAGACCCGCATATAATGAAATCACAGACTAGCTATATTTtcctatgtggtggaactgcaatttCCTGGAAATCGTCAAAGCAAAGTCTTATATCTACTTCGACGAACTACTCgaaaataatagttttatatgAAATCGCATGGAAATACGTATgacttagaagagtgatcaatcatatgcaatagtcatgtggtttgaacactactaacacctctaccattatctatgaagataatgctacATGTGTCGCACATGTGcaatcgggatatgtgaaaagcaaatTAACTAAGCAAATCaaccccaagttcttttatacttatgaattgcataagatgaacgaaataaaggtaatgcataccaagtcatatgaaaatcttgcagatttattcactaagtctctccctgcaTCTACTTTTAAAAGATATGTTCgtggcattgggatgatgaggcttagagaaTTGCATATTTCAGGgagagaattttcacataatactgatatgaagaattaaatcttagtcaagaagattaagttccaaagttaatcatgaagattatatgaagcatttttaggtgaattgtactctttttcccttagatgagttttcctgaagtttctcatgttaagatttttaatgaggtaatTCGTGTGAACATATTATAAGCTATGTACTCTTCCTCCCAATTTTTCCACTCAGTCTTTCGAGAATTTTGGTAAGACATATGCCTTTCACGAGAAGTGCCTAAGGGGGAGTGTTACGAAACCTGGAAGTTTACAATAGAATTTGGGACCGTCTCGATCTTCAAGATTTGACCTTCTAGGAATATGTCTCTATCTATTGGAgattgattctatctcttaagGGGTTTTGGCACTATAATACGGCAACACTCCTCATTGTAAatatagatgaataaagaataaacAGTCTTTTCCCTATATTATGTCTCTATTTTGCAATTGTTTCTCGTGTAATCACTAGACTACGCTCGGTAGCAGCAGTTTCTCAACACCTTTGTCACCCATATTCTAGTACTTTTGCTACCTTTGTTCCTATGCTTTTTCAGAGAAAACTTCTCATTGCGCTTGCTTGACCAGCAACGCCCCAATTCAGCAAACCCCAGCCATACTCATTAGTCGCCATCATCGGTTCAGCACCCGTCCCATGCCCTTCGCGCgcggaatttttatttttttatatatattatgttttcaatatttgcaaaattatatgACCATTTCaacaaattacaaaaatatgctacCATCATCCATTCATCGTGCGAGATCAAGGTCTCGTCCAATAAACGGGTGATACCTTATGGGCCCTGCtgattagaaaattaaaaaatacggTCAGACCACATCTCGCCTATTCAACGGACGAGACCCCACTGGACGGGTGACTGTGTTGCTTCCTCATATGTGtctatttcttttttcatttaactCGCGATTTTATCTAAgagtacatgagtgatccaaaaattttaaacaGTTTTATGAGCAACCAGAGGCCACTAggaactcattttaattggtttgatctgAAAAGACTAagccaataattaattaaaattctctgaagaaacctacttttatagcttctagcaatttttaatactttatataaattccaaaaatccgGAAagattcactaatattcttctcatgtgatatagcaatttataaaaatgtttccaaccctaAATTATTTGGTAAAAAGGTGAGTTCCTtttaatactctatttatatgtatttttatcatttcatgtgatattcttttagTGAACTTACCTTAGATTATTTGATCATCATAAAAAAGATCATCACTACCTTGATCTTTCCcagtgaaaaaaaagaacaagggcATGTGCCATCATTGGTATAATAATGGCTCACACAAGCTTTAAGTTGTTGGTTAAACTTTGGCTATAATTGGAACATAGCTTTTGTAGGTAGTGAGTTTGCTCTACACAATAGCAAGGAGCTTACGTATTattcatataattatatttataGCTTATCacgtgttatatatatatatctcaatTGTTTTAGTTCAACTATAAGTTAGACATTGAatccaaattattttttagttgttttattgttattttgtttaACTTTATTCTTTCagttatatatgtatattatacGTATAAGTTACCCCTATCCTACATTGCAAACTTATGATTTATGAAGCCATATCAGTTATCTTCCACGATTGTACTTTCTAAATGCATGTATATTAGGTATCTATCTCAATTGTCTATCAGTTTATACCACATTGCACCGATAATCTTTTAGCGAACTTACCTTAGATTATTTGGTgcaattttttatgataatcttTTAGTGAACTTACCTCTTGATTGTGcaacatttggatgaatttgtgtatGTTAGAATTCGAATTGAATTAAAAacagaatatcacatgaaatgataatatatatatataaatggagcattaaaaggaactcactttttcaccaaataacttagaattggaaatatttttataaattattacatcacatgagaagaatattagtgattttttgtgacttttgggatttatttgagacattaaaaattgatagaagttataaaagtagtttttttagaattttaattaaatattggcttagtctttttggatcaaatcaattaaaataggttgctagtgagctttCAGTTtgctaataaaaatatttaaaaattttggaCCACTCGTGTACTCTCAGATAAAATCAcaagttaaatgaaaaaaagaaataaactcGTATTAACACAACCCGAGCACGGACGTGtgaaagtccttgatgtcgaATAGAGGTGGGGTGAATAGTtgtttataaaatttaaaactcagcagcggatCAGACAGTGTTCGGAGACTTCGGCTCAATcaggatactccgggttccggagtatccgagttcacccggattatcTGGACTATATAGGAACTCAAAATCAAAGTAAGTTTAAGTAAATCTATTAAAGTCTACGAGTTACCACTATCTCTATAAGTGGATAAGTTCCTCTCAACAATAATCCTTCACTCAAATACTCACAAGAaacaatattgaggcaaatcctcaaatgacaatttgaacgagtaaattgcaagaaattaaatggagacaagatttgttcccgaagttcggccacctcacaaagaagtgcctacgtctccgggCTCAGACTTTAAAGcgaaaccgagactctctctcagagtctcactcggagactccagagcACTTGCatagtccggagtatccgggctaacccagaGACTTCGGACTCAGAATTAAAACCAAACAGAGAGCTCTTCTCGGAGtctactcggagactccggggcaCCTAACAGAATCTAGAGTTTCTGGACCAACCCGGAAACTCCAGGCTAAGACAACTTTGCCTTTTTTtcggtgttcgtgagtgatgatgtctctaaaaaaatatttttcacaaaatactttggGCATTAAGACACTACCAAAACTATAAAAAACATCTCTCTTTATAGTATaatattcctaaactcaaattcaaaattaaaatgaattggactctatgagtttcttcataccgcttctcctttatttttgaGGGacattaactttttttttagcctttttcaatagaactaaaacctgttcataaacttGATAAATCCATTAGTCCattaatcgtttatcatcaattagccaaaacccacatggagcttagatgcactttcaacgtATCTCTCTCTGCCGTCCAATGGACGAGAGCAAAATCTCGCCTACTGAACTGATGAGACGTGGCTTGatcaaattttttatattttttaatcttttaattaGTGGGCCTATAAAGTCTTTGCTCGATGAACAGACGATATTGacctattcttataatttgttACCGTAGcgtgtaattttgtaaatattaaaaaaataaaatatattaaaaataaaaggtCTCTCGCGCGCACGTCGCACGTACGCAGCAGCCCACGAACCACGACGGGCCGCGGGGTCAACGGAAACAAATGAAACGCACCCGCGGAGGaaacggaaaaaaaaaaaacagctccCTAAAGAAAAGGCGGCTGATAAACAATTCCGCTTCCCAGCACTCTGCTTCACTCCACTCCTCTCCCACTCCCTCCCACCGACCCCTACCAGCACCCTCCGCCGCGTCGGCAGCCTGCTGTTCCCTCTCCCGCGGCGGCTTCGCCGGCGCGGGCTGCGAGTGCTCAGCGTCCGCATCGCGCGAGGTTAGCATCCGTCTCTTATTAAgatcctccctccctctctctctcactctctcgcCTCGGCGTGCCAGCGTTGCTTGGGATTTTCTCGCGCTCTAGCTGTGACTTCCGTGGGGATGTGCCGATCGGGTTTGATGTGCAAAATGCCCGCGCTCAATTCATTTCGAGTTTTCCTCTGTAGGACTCGGCGCATTTTTTTGTTGTCAATTCGTGCTCGGCTGGGGTTTTGATGTGCTCAATGAGTTGAATTATATAACTTGCAAATTTGGGGACCAATAAAAATAACGTTTGAAAAAACGAGATAGTTATGATTCTGTGCTTGGTAAGTAAGAATGAATTATGATTCAGTAACTGGAATGCAAATACACATCGATTCGCAACACGTATTTGTTATGTCATATTATTTCACCTTCTCTCTATGCAGTTCGTAGTTTTTCAAAGAGGGATGAGCAATGAGCAAACCAAGACAATGTTTATAGTTCATCATGTATTTTAATCTGCAAAAACTGCAGAGTTGGGGATTTGTCTCGATTTCAGGGCTCATTTGGAGACGTACATGCCTAAACGTCTCGTTATTCTCATTCTTGGCAGTGTATTTTATTCTACGCAGAATGCATGTCCTCTATTTTACTACAGCATCCTTCTCTTTTCTTATCTTACGCTGTCATCTGTCAAGATTCGAAGTGCTGACTAGATTTCCAGAGAAAATCTGGAGTCTTTGGGGCGGTGCTGGTGCTCTTGGCAGTATTGTTTGCGCATGGTGTCGTATTTACTCCGTGTCTATTCATTTCTCGTTGTCATATTTGTTTGATCTAAGAAGTGTTAAAAAAATCGTGTTCTTGATGGGTATTTTTCAGGTTACTCTTGCTGCCATTCTGCCTTGCATCAGCTGATTTTATCTGACAAAGAAATGCAGTCTTTCAGagattacttttttttttttgcagaacaTAGATTATTTCCCCCCTGCAAGATTCCTTCTGGGGGTACGTACGAGCTCGTTACTGTCATGTCCTCATGGGTCCATATATTTGTAATTACTTGTGTTCATTTGCTTCTGCAGACCTGCTTTTATTGTGTCCTTTTATCTGCTAGACTGCCAACCTTGCACTTTCCATCTTGCCAAGTGCTGCTCTCCCCCCCTCGAATATTTTGGTTCTCGATGtcatttttttaaacaagaGTGTCGACTTTAATTTTCGTGTAATATTGAACAAGAACAGGCCATAAACTGTGCTATTCTCTTGCACCTATCTGGCCTACAAGTGCCTGCAAAAAGTTCAGCCTTAAGCATGTGTCTATTGAAGTTTTCCAGAAAAGGAGCATCTTCCTACAGTATTATCATCACACTTTTTGTATCCTATAAATTTAAATCCTAAGGGATTCAAATACTAAGATCTTTGTGAAACTTATTCAACCTACTTATCCAATCCTTTCGAGTGTTAGTGCGAGCTAGCCACTGTTCTGCTGAAAATTTTCCTGTACTTAGAGTTTCTTCCCCCTGAGGAGCGCTGTGGTATAATTAGCTCACCTGGTTTTAGTCATACAACTCACATCAGGTTCATGGAGTTTCACTGAAtcatttgtctatttttcaggATTCCATGTTCCAAATGATTTGTTTTAAGCTGGGTGCAGCACCTATTATCATGAGGAATTGATCAATTGACTTGACCTAAGCACCAGAATGTCTGAAGCAAAGTCAGTTATTGGTCAAGCTCGTGGAGATGGTATGTATATCGCTCTTACATTTGTTTCCTGTTATCCTCACCCTTGGTGCTTCTTGAGTGGGTGCTATATTAATTGTTACTTTTGTGATTTGGTGGGGGTACTCGTGCGAAATAATAGTGGGAGCCATTGGGACTAAGGCCCGGGGGGGATTGCtgctaaaaaaattgttatCATCATGCTTTATAATGGGGCTAGATTACATTGTATTCAACGGATAGTGAATTATAGCATTCTATCTTCTTTTGCTTTCAGATAATGGCCGAATTGACAATATTGTCTGTGGTTTCTGTTTATTTCTTGCTTGGTTTGTTTTTCCTAGTCAAGTTTTTCCAGGTATAAATGTTTACCTTGTGTTATggtaacaaaatattttattcaatgTTTCTCCTCTCAGGGTCTCCAGTTCAAAGAATCATCTCAGAAATGAAGAAATCTACCAATCCTGTGCAGGAAAAAGTTGTGAGTGTCATATACAAATTTTATTAATGCGACTTTTGCACCCTCACACTCATACAGGTGAATATCACTTGATATGAAGAACTGTAGGGACCTTTCTGTTACGACACATCgtagaaataaaaaggaagagaaataTATGACTAGATGTAAACATTACCTATCAGTTTTTTAGGGGAAAACAGTAGGGGAAACCCTACTGtggtatatttatatatatatatatatatatatatatatatatatatatatatatatatagagagagagagagagagagagagagagagagagagcaggctgTACAGAGGGAGGAGCAGGGCTACAACTCCACtgaaagcaagaaagaagaaagagaaggacATTACCTATCAGTTAGTGCTAACcgggaaaaaaagaaatttagTATTATTTTCTCCTGAACGACATTAGGAAGAAATAGAAATTTAGAACAATATATATGCTTCTGACTGACCTGATCCAGTTGATACTTTTTCTTGTCTTGATTCTTGTTTGTGCTACTACGGGTTTGTCTACAGGCAGCCGATGACAATTCTTCAAGAAGAAAATCAAATGCAACTTCATTGAAAATGTTATTAGCAAAAGAGATGGCTAAAGAAGTGGGGTCAAAGAGGAGACCTCCGAGTGTCATTGCCAGACTAATGGGTCTTGAGGAGGATTTACCCACTGAAGAACCAATTGTACACCGTGCCAAAAGCGACTCTAGGGAAAGAGACTTAAAAGCAACAAACAAGGCCTTAGAGCGGCAAGAGCCGCACCAGTCCATAAGGTTGATGTCACAAGATATCCACCAATTCCGTGATGAAACAATTGAATATAATGATGTTCGTGAAGTGTGTGAAGAACAATCAGGAACAAGCAATTTTCAAGATCGAACATCAAACAAAGGATGGTCTTCTGAGAACAAGAGTGAGCAATTAGATTTTGTGCAAGAAAAGTTCATGGAACCAGAACTATTCTCCATGGAAGAGAAGCTCCTTCATACAAAGGAGTCACAAGCTCTTGAAGTTCCAAGTTCCAATAAAGATTTATTTCTTGAATTGCCTGAAGAACCTAACTCCACTTTCTCAAGACAGCTGAGCGGGCTTCATACAAACCAAGCACCACCTCAGACAAAACGCATTACAGTGCTGAAACCAATTAGATCCTCTGGGATTAATGGCGTAACACAATCTGGAATGGAACAAGTTGCTAAGCAAAGTGGATTGAAGATGAGAAAGTTTCGTCAGGTTCCTAGTTCAAAGGAAGAAATACCCTCCCAGCCAAGTAGAATAGTACTTTTGAGGCCTACCCCTGGGAGGCCTCGTATATCAAAGGCAAAGCTGACCCCCAGAGCAACTTCATTTCAGTTAATTAACCGGAATAGTCCCGGTGGATCACTAGATGATAACGGGTTGACCTTAGGATCTGCAGGACTAGTGCATGGTATCATGCAGCACTTGCAAGATGGCTGGCATCAAAGAGATGATTCTCTATTATCTTCTGCATACTCAAATGGATATGGGGGAGATGAAAGCTCATTCACCAATTCAGAGGTCGATCATAGCAGTGGTTCTGAAATTGACTATAATGAAGAAGATGGTGGTACCTTCAGTGACTCCGAGGGAGGTAGTCCCCTGTCGAAACATACATGGAATTACATCAGAAGATATGGAAGTCCATACTCAGGCTCATCTTTGAGAAAGATGTCCCACTTTCCTGAGTCATCAGTTATTAGGGAAGCCAAGAAGCAGCTTTCAGAGAGATGGGCAATGGTGTCCTGTGATGAGACCAGTCATGAAAAagtgcaatcatcaaggagaACATGCACCTTAGGTGAGATGCTCTCCATTGAAGAAGCGAAGAAAGAAGTTTTCGCCACTGGGATACTTTCTGTTTCTAGCAACCGGTCATGTGGCATGGAAAATAAACCGACTACACGATCTACATATGTAACTACTTCCAGAAAGAATGATGAAAATGGGGAGAGATCTCCTATGAAGTTGCCTAGATCAAACTCCGTTCCAGTTATTTCATCCACGTTTGATGACATGGTGGTGGATGTGCAACTTTCAAATCCTGAGAGCTGCAAACCAAAAGTGGTTATAGTGTCAAATACAGGAAAATCATCTTTCAAGGGAAGAGTTTCAGATTTTTTCTTGTCTACAAGTAAAAAGCTAAGAAAAAGCACTTATCATCCACCTGATTGCTTTGCTGAGAGGGTTGAAACTTGTGTTGTTCACAGTCAACCGGATTACAATCATAATCTGGATGCCAATGAAAAAGCAGTGCATTGTGAGGACAAAATTGATAGTTTTGCCACGCAAATATCAACCAGCACGTCAGAGGTAAGCATTTCGTCTCAAGTACGTTATATTCTTTGTTCTATCTGCTCGGTGATGTTATATATATTGCTAGTACTTCAGTTGTTGCCCTTATTCCTGTTGAGTGTGTTAGTATGTGCCTTTGCCGTTAAGTGTGTTGACTTATGACTATTTAATTATTCATGCCTAAGAATATATTGTTGAACTCCAGTTTTCTTGGCCTCAAAGCAACTGATGAGAAATTGCATGACAGATAACTCCTTCAGTTGGTGTGATTATATCATTGGACTGTCCAAGCGAAAACCTGGATAAACTAGGAGTAAACAAAGGCCTAAATATTAACCGTGATCAACCCAGCCCTACCTCAGTTCTTGATGCAGCCTTTGAAGATAGCAGTTGTAATGAACCTGAAACTTCAGGAAGAACTTCCAAGAATGCGAGTAAGTCTTGTTTTTCCGTATCGAAGTTCTCCATTACTCAATCTGGTTTGTATACTGATTGCTTTCTGCTGACCTGTGTCTGAAGCAGTATCAAGATCTCCAGCAATTGAGGCTGTTGCCTGTTCCTTATCATGGGATGATACTGCCTCAGAATCACAGTTACTTTGCACCCAAAGGCCATCTCCTCTTCTCTATGatgtagatgatgatgaatcaGAATGCCATGTCCTCGTGCAAAATATATTGTCATCTGCTGGAGTAGGCAGTGCACAATCAACTATGGTTTTCGCCGGTTGGCATTTACCCGATTACCCTCTTGACCCAGTGGTGTGCAACAAAGTGTTGGAGCTGCGGGAGCAAAGTTCATACCGAATGCTTCTTTTTGACTGTGTGAATGTTGCTTTAATTGAAATTGGCGAGAATGCTTTGCTAAGCGCATTCCCATGGAGTAAAAGAAACTCTAGAACATGGAGGGGCACCTCATCTCCTGATTTGGGGGTATATGTCTGGAGTATTCTGAAGGACTGGATTTACGGGGCACAGGCGTTTGTGGTGAGCAAGAGAGACAATGCTGGGATCATGTTGGATAGAATTGTGAAGCAAGAGGTTGAAGGAAGAGGCTGGGTGAACTTGATGATGTCGCAGGTGGTTGACATTACAGAACAGCTTGAAGGGGGAGTAATGGAGGAGCTGGTCGAAGAAGCTGTGCTGGATTTTGCAGCATGCTTTCTGCAATGAGGTATCGTTTGCCACTGGTAAATGTCCAGGAAACAGCTGGTTTGTGCATGCTCTTGTTTTCACAGCTGCTCCTTGAATCGTTATATCCTCCTCTCCTTTATGTATGTCTTTCTGGATGGTTCTGCTTGTAGTATTCTGAAGTTTTGTAACATTCTGGTAGATGAAATCATTGTAATTGTGCAGTTCTGATGAAGTTTTGTAGGAAAAAAATTAAGCCAAATTTGTCAATGTGGCATATGCAGTTTGCTAAGTAAAATCACGGATTAAATGGTTCACCATTAATCCCCTGCACTTGAATTCCTTTAGGCAGCCACCGGGTTTTTCATTGTCATTGAGCAACAATTACGCAAAACTTTGGGAACAAAATATTCTCGGGTCGTgcatcaaacacctctaaatttTATATCTACCACATCAGTTATGACTACACTATGTCTAACACCTAAATTTAAtatctaacatatgtctaaatactacatctaattgctaaaatatgcatgtaaatatgatctaattgctaaactatatcaaaccttaattctaaaactagatctacattctaacataCGTCTAGTGAATATCCTAtcagatttgtaaaaaaaatttaaatctaaCATCCAACCTATGTCAAAACATAACACGACGGATTATCCTACCATGtttgtaaaaaaacaaagaaaaaaatatacctCTTTTCTTCAGCAGAGCTTCACCGCACAATttttcctcccctcccctcccctcccctcctatcttctctcctctcctctcttctcagCTCAGTGGGAaacaaatgagggtgtgacaTCAACAGGGCCGGTCGTGCCAGTTTAAATACCCAAAAGATCTCACCCTCTCAACAGGCGAGACCTTTTGGGTGGGCCGCACGACGGAGACGCCACAAAGGTATCGCCCGTTCAGCGGGAGAGAACTTGATCTCGCCTGCTAAATGGATGAGATCTTCCTCTCTCCAGTTATTTAATTCGCTGATTGTCGGGGCTGATAAGATCTCGCTCGTTGAATGGGCGAGACCTTGTTCTCGCTCGTTGAATGGGCGATGATAGGTTAGACCTGTGATCTTTTAAACAAACAtgtattcttaaaaatattaaagaataaaatatataaaaaaattcacaggTATACTATAGAGAGACCATAGGCTCACAGGCACCCTGACCTTCAACATGAGAGCGTCCAGATGCAGTAATTATTAGAGAGTCGTAGCACTCAGGCTGCTATATCACACATCGTGATAGTGGAAAAACTTAAATCAATGAAAGCCAACATTGTTTGGATATCAAGAATTTATTGTGCAGTATCCTATTACAAAATCTTCATCCATAATTGGTGAAGAATTGCATTGTCTCAAGAGCGCGGCATGCAAGTTGAATGTTGTACTTGTCTTCTTCACCCCTTTGCAGTTGTGCCCAGAAGCGGAGCTAGTATGTCTTTCTCAATAGTacctatatataatttttagatGGTGATTTTTCAAACACTATATCATTCCTACTAAACGATAAAATCCAACATAATGCAGATGCTGTTAACAAATGTCTCTTAAACTTACTTCTCTGGCCAACAAGCCAACCTTCTAATAAATGATCCATACTAGATGGAATGTTAACATTAAAGGCAATCTGAACTGCACACCACAAAAGCTTAgcaaaataacaataaaaaaacaaatattgaaTTGTTTCATTGTTACTACAAAAGCAACATTTTTTACTCACATTCCAATTTTGTCTAGTCAAGTTGTCTTTGGTTAAAATAACACATTTCTTCaggtatataaaaaaatcttaatttttaaAGGAACTTTAAATTCCAAACCACCCTATTCGCATTTACATTGCTATTGTTTACTAGAGCCATGTACATAGAATAAATTGAGAAAAGTCCATTCTCATGTAAATTCCAACAAAACATATCATTTTGATAATTAAGTTGAACATGCACAATGTGAGCCACCAGCTGGTGCCATTGTGTTAAATTATTACCAACTAGAGACCTTTGAAAAGATATGTTCAGAGGAACTCTATTAAACACCATTG
This genomic interval carries:
- the LOC133921763 gene encoding uncharacterized protein LOC133921763 isoform X3; this translates as MLLAKEMAKEVGSKRRPPSVIARLMGLEEDLPTEEPIVHRAKSDSRERDLKATNKALERQEPHQSIRLMSQDIHQFRDETIEYNDVREVCEEQSGTSNFQDRTSNKGWSSENKSEQLDFVQEKFMEPELFSMEEKLLHTKESQALEVPSSNKDLFLELPEEPNSTFSRQLSGLHTNQAPPQTKRITVLKPIRSSGINGVTQSGMEQVAKQSGLKMRKFRQVPSSKEEIPSQPSRIVLLRPTPGRPRISKAKLTPRATSFQLINRNSPGGSLDDNGLTLGSAGLVHGIMQHLQDGWHQRDDSLLSSAYSNGYGGDESSFTNSEVDHSSGSEIDYNEEDGGTFSDSEGGSPLSKHTWNYIRRYGSPYSGSSLRKMSHFPESSVIREAKKQLSERWAMVSCDETSHEKVQSSRRTCTLGEMLSIEEAKKEVFATGILSVSSNRSCGMENKPTTRSTYVTTSRKNDENGERSPMKLPRSNSVPVISSTFDDMVVDVQLSNPESCKPKVVIVSNTGKSSFKGRVSDFFLSTSKKLRKSTYHPPDCFAERVETCVVHSQPDYNHNLDANEKAVHCEDKIDSFATQISTSTSEITPSVGVIISLDCPSENLDKLGVNKGLNINRDQPSPTSVLDAAFEDSSCNEPETSGRTSKNAISRSPAIEAVACSLSWDDTASESQLLCTQRPSPLLYDVDDDESECHVLVQNILSSAGVGSAQSTMVFAGWHLPDYPLDPVVCNKVLELREQSSYRMLLFDCVNVALIEIGENALLSAFPWSKRNSRTWRGTSSPDLGVYVWSILKDWIYGAQAFVVSKRDNAGIMLDRIVKQEVEGRGWVNLMMSQVVDITEQLEGGVMEELVEEAVLDFAACFLQ
- the LOC133921763 gene encoding uncharacterized protein LOC133921763 isoform X1; amino-acid sequence: MSEAKSVIGQARGDGSPVQRIISEMKKSTNPVQEKVAADDNSSRRKSNATSLKMLLAKEMAKEVGSKRRPPSVIARLMGLEEDLPTEEPIVHRAKSDSRERDLKATNKALERQEPHQSIRLMSQDIHQFRDETIEYNDVREVCEEQSGTSNFQDRTSNKGWSSENKSEQLDFVQEKFMEPELFSMEEKLLHTKESQALEVPSSNKDLFLELPEEPNSTFSRQLSGLHTNQAPPQTKRITVLKPIRSSGINGVTQSGMEQVAKQSGLKMRKFRQVPSSKEEIPSQPSRIVLLRPTPGRPRISKAKLTPRATSFQLINRNSPGGSLDDNGLTLGSAGLVHGIMQHLQDGWHQRDDSLLSSAYSNGYGGDESSFTNSEVDHSSGSEIDYNEEDGGTFSDSEGGSPLSKHTWNYIRRYGSPYSGSSLRKMSHFPESSVIREAKKQLSERWAMVSCDETSHEKVQSSRRTCTLGEMLSIEEAKKEVFATGILSVSSNRSCGMENKPTTRSTYVTTSRKNDENGERSPMKLPRSNSVPVISSTFDDMVVDVQLSNPESCKPKVVIVSNTGKSSFKGRVSDFFLSTSKKLRKSTYHPPDCFAERVETCVVHSQPDYNHNLDANEKAVHCEDKIDSFATQISTSTSEITPSVGVIISLDCPSENLDKLGVNKGLNINRDQPSPTSVLDAAFEDSSCNEPETSGRTSKNATVSRSPAIEAVACSLSWDDTASESQLLCTQRPSPLLYDVDDDESECHVLVQNILSSAGVGSAQSTMVFAGWHLPDYPLDPVVCNKVLELREQSSYRMLLFDCVNVALIEIGENALLSAFPWSKRNSRTWRGTSSPDLGVYVWSILKDWIYGAQAFVVSKRDNAGIMLDRIVKQEVEGRGWVNLMMSQVVDITEQLEGGVMEELVEEAVLDFAACFLQ
- the LOC133921763 gene encoding uncharacterized protein LOC133921763 isoform X2, which translates into the protein MSEAKSVIGQARGDGSPVQRIISEMKKSTNPVQEKVAADDNSSRRKSNATSLKMLLAKEMAKEVGSKRRPPSVIARLMGLEEDLPTEEPIVHRAKSDSRERDLKATNKALERQEPHQSIRLMSQDIHQFRDETIEYNDVREVCEEQSGTSNFQDRTSNKGWSSENKSEQLDFVQEKFMEPELFSMEEKLLHTKESQALEVPSSNKDLFLELPEEPNSTFSRQLSGLHTNQAPPQTKRITVLKPIRSSGINGVTQSGMEQVAKQSGLKMRKFRQVPSSKEEIPSQPSRIVLLRPTPGRPRISKAKLTPRATSFQLINRNSPGGSLDDNGLTLGSAGLVHGIMQHLQDGWHQRDDSLLSSAYSNGYGGDESSFTNSEVDHSSGSEIDYNEEDGGTFSDSEGGSPLSKHTWNYIRRYGSPYSGSSLRKMSHFPESSVIREAKKQLSERWAMVSCDETSHEKVQSSRRTCTLGEMLSIEEAKKEVFATGILSVSSNRSCGMENKPTTRSTYVTTSRKNDENGERSPMKLPRSNSVPVISSTFDDMVVDVQLSNPESCKPKVVIVSNTGKSSFKGRVSDFFLSTSKKLRKSTYHPPDCFAERVETCVVHSQPDYNHNLDANEKAVHCEDKIDSFATQISTSTSEITPSVGVIISLDCPSENLDKLGVNKGLNINRDQPSPTSVLDAAFEDSSCNEPETSGRTSKNAISRSPAIEAVACSLSWDDTASESQLLCTQRPSPLLYDVDDDESECHVLVQNILSSAGVGSAQSTMVFAGWHLPDYPLDPVVCNKVLELREQSSYRMLLFDCVNVALIEIGENALLSAFPWSKRNSRTWRGTSSPDLGVYVWSILKDWIYGAQAFVVSKRDNAGIMLDRIVKQEVEGRGWVNLMMSQVVDITEQLEGGVMEELVEEAVLDFAACFLQ